One window of the Mixophyes fleayi isolate aMixFle1 chromosome 6, aMixFle1.hap1, whole genome shotgun sequence genome contains the following:
- the LOC142095118 gene encoding uncharacterized protein LOC142095118, with protein MCNPVGGTLIDIGGCTSCSGSFHSTRLPGKEDIREREQISTCFFSYLCLFPLLFLSAFPPALCVQSFPSAFPCFPPSPSPVSFFPCLFPPSPPFFPLVNFLFLVRFLPFILAFSPTSFSIMPRLRRPTSRPVRYRSPSPRSTERHFVGPTPPPSLPAAAAGPPPPPQRESSILAHASSPGSSGTTVLDSGQRGRSTRPAAASGSRMRRPRPPACSAVVSSASGSGGGDMPAGAPVSHTAGVMPASAQAAYVSPSRGSAGEGRVGVGSGPLVEERGSGLGVFIQCPITPPISALRGDMQTYNPPAPHQLHFPPSPFLPHSGRGSSWGAHHGGAPLFDMGPFRPYTPGTDRVQSVRLGQRHVGSDGPSRGNMEVFGDSPSAPVRPSLSRHVLPATGEWTYRSRRAPSPSGAYASTSQCRPGPTRDNLAYDYHHSSGGNTSQWSPPRRTQSRPSGFFEEPYRAPYDEVPPQRRVILGGYHSPSPILPSRLDPSGPALGLARRRLDYLPRSQLTAPLCVSEPVVANQEMRAVGGGRSGSESRDQRSAGIRVEPIPGSTDAQPGSASVVEAPVAAGNPAPHDHQAGIRGLVEQAVAPSTLRTYQVSWRWWSLFSGQKINLRQVSVMLC; from the exons atgtgtaatccagtgggagggaccttgattgatataggaggctgcacttcctgttctggttcattccacagcacaAGATTGCCTGGGAAGGAagacatcagagagagagagcagataaGTACCTGTTTCTTTTCCTATCTTTGCCTTTTCCCTCTCCTTTTCTTGTCAGCTTTTCCTCCTGCCCTCTGTGTTCAATCATTTCCTTCTGCCTTCCCTTgtttccctccctctccttcacctgtttcttttttcccctgtttattccccccttccccccccttttttcctttagTTAATTTTTTGTTCCTTGTCCGTTTTCTCCCCTTCATTTTAGCTTTCTCCCCCACCAGCTTTTCCATCATGCCCCGTCTACGCCGCCCCACCTCCCGCCCTGTCCGTtacaggtccccctctccccggaGCACTGAGCGCCATTTTGTAGgccccaccccacccccttctCTCCCGGCGGCGGCTGcgggtccccctcctcctccacagcgTGAGTCCAGTATTCTGGCTCACGCTTCCTCACCAGGGTCCTCTGGCACAACGGTGCTTGATAGCGGGCAGCGGGGTCGCTCGACCCGGCCGGCGGCAGCATctgggtcgcgcatgcgcagacccaggcCGCCAGCCTGCTCTGCTGTGGTCTCCTCAGCCAGCGGCAGCGGTGGGGGGGATATGCCTGCGGGTGCCCCTGTGTCACATACAGCTGGAGTCATGCCTGCATCAGCCCAGGCTGCATATGTTTCCCCATCCAGGGGCAGTGCTGGGGAGGGTAGAGTGGGGGTAGGTAGCGGCCCGCTGGTTGAGGAAAGGGGATCCGGCTTGGGGGTGTTTATCCAGTGCCCCATCACACCACCCATCTCGGCCCTCAGGGGGGACATGCAGACCTATAATCCCCCTGCCCCTCATCAGTTGCATTTCCCGCCCAGCCCCTTTTTACCCCACAGTGGCAGGGGTTCTTCTTGGGGGGCTCACCATGGGGGGGCTCCTTTGTTTGACATGGGCCCATTTAGACCATACACACCGGGGACGGACAGGGTCCAGAGTGTCAGGCTGGGACAAAGGCACGTGGGATCAGATGGGCCCAGTAGGGGGAACATGGAAGTTTTTGGGGACAGCCCCTCGGCGCCTGTGAGGCCCTCTCTTTCCCGCCACGTTCTTCCAGCAACAGGCGAGTGGACGTACAGGTCCCGGCGGGCCCCATCGCCGTCTGGAGCGTATGCCAGCACCAGTCAATGTAGGCCAGGTCCCACGCGAGATAATCTAGCATACGATTACCATCATTCCAGCGGCGGTAATACGTCTCAATGGTCCCCTCCGAGGCGCACCCAGTCCAGACCAAGTGGGTTTTTCGAGGAACCATACCGGGCCCCGTACGACGAGGTCCCCCCTCAGCGTCGGGTCATATTGGGGGGTTACCATAGCCCGTCACCTATTTTGCCTTCCAGATTAGATCCCTCTGGCCCAGCCTTGGGATTGGCGCGGCGGCGTCTGGACTACCTTCCCAGATCTCAGCTTACTGCTCCACTTTGTGTTTCAGAGCCTGTGGTCGCGAACCAGGAGATGAGGGCTGTCGGTGGAGGTCGTTCCGGGTCCGAGTCTCGAGACCAGAGGTCGGCAGGGATTCGTGTGGAACCAATCCCGGGATCAACAGATGCCCAGCCGGGGTCAGCCAGTGTTGTGGAGGCACCAGTCGCGGCCGGGAATCCTGCTCCTCATG atcatcaagccggcataagggggCTCGTAGAACAGGCGGTAGCCCCTTCCACTCTGAGGACGTATCAGGTATCATGGAGATGGTGGTCACTATTCAGCGGGCAAAAGATCAATctgaggcaggtcagcgtgatgctatgttag